One Cololabis saira isolate AMF1-May2022 chromosome 12, fColSai1.1, whole genome shotgun sequence DNA window includes the following coding sequences:
- the LOC133457117 gene encoding solute carrier family 26 member 6-like translates to MEEKDMSSLEYVVQREIFDELHLDKVAQKGKWSTKPTLGEKVKESLRCSVPRLKHALLSWLPVLSWLPQYSFRENAVGDLISGCSVGIMHLPQGMAYALLASLRPVFGLYTSLYPVLVYFFFGTSRHISLGTFAVISIMIGGVTERLAPDSDYFVNGTNGTGNLNIDARDAQRVQIACSLTVLAGIFQILLGVVRFGFVVTYLSEPLVRAYTTGSACHVCVSQLKYLFGVTPARFAGPLSLIYTLVDLCSLLPQTKVPELVVSLVALAVLIVVKEINACYRQKLPMPIPIELVVIIGATMIIHFCGLQGKYDIDVVGEIPSGLKPPRAPDASLFSQVVGDAFAIAIVAYAINISLGKTFALKHGYKVDSNQELVALGLSNTVGGCFQCYAVTSSLSRSLVQESTGGKTQIASLISSVIVLVTVVKIGSLFEDLPKAVLSTIVFVNLKGMFKQFMDVPTLWKTNKTDLLVWLVTFVSTVLLNLDLGLAVAVGFSMLTIVFRTQLPRYSILGNLPGTDLYVDTDTYREAREIPGIKIFSSSATICYTNAEMYLEALKEKSGIEIGKLQMEKKKRHAKQMKKQKQEKKKAKDEEKKHVQKKASNVTSLKASEQDEGNISAATKEKSIKNGVASSPTDTTTNGLSKGQLNLAYLSDSTLSDSGCHFNENIGPVSPADEKKGEACELVTHSIILDISTTSFVDTATAKTLTNIFRDFGEVDLDIYLAGCQAVVVEQLERAEFFEDSFPKSRLFVSVHDAVLHILKKLGQTDVMIDVTCDTKM, encoded by the exons ATGGAGGAGAAGGACATGTCATCTCTGGAGTACGTTGTACAGAGAGAGATTTTCGATGAGTTACATCTGGATAAAGTGGCACAAAAGGGGAAGTGGTCCACCAAGCCGACCCTGGGTGAAAAGGTGAAGGAGTCCCTAAG GTGTTCGGTGCCGAGGCTGAAGCATGCGCTTCTGAGTTGGCTtcctgttctcagctggttgCCTCAGTACTCCTTCAGAGAAAATGCCGTCGGTGACCTGATATCTGGCTGCAGTGTGGGCATCATGCATCTGCCTCAGG GTATGGCTTATGCTCTCCTGGCGTCGTTGCGACCAGTGTTTGGCCTTTACACCTCCCTCTACCCAGTGCTGGTCTACTTCTTCTTTGGTACATCCAGACACATCTCCCTAG GTACATTTGCTGTAATCAGCATCATGATCGGGGGTGTGACGGAAAGGCTGGCACCAGACAGTGATTATTTTGTAAATGGAACCAATGGGACGGGGAACTTGAACATTGACGCGAGGGACGCACAAAGAGTGCAGATAGCATGTTCCCTCACAGTCTTGGCAGGAATATTTCAG ATCCTGTTGGGGGTAGTGAGGTTTGGTTTTGTGGTCACGTACCTGTCTGAGCCACTCGTCCGTGCATACACAACCGGATCGGCATGTCATGTGTGTGTCTCTCAACTCAAGTACCTGTTTGGAGTTACACCAGCTCGCTTTGCTggtcctctctctctcatttat ACCCTGGTTGACCTTTGCAGTCTGCTGCCTCAGACTAAGGTGCCCGAGCTGGTGGTCAGTCTGGTGGCACTTGCTGTTCTTATTGTGGTCAAAGAAATCAATGCTTGCTACAGACAGAAGCTGCCTATGCCTATCCCTATAGAGCTCGTAGTG aTCATTGGAGCCACAATGATCATCCACTTTTGTGGACTCCAGGGTAAATACGATATTGATGTGGTTGGAGAGATTCCCAGTGG GCTGAAACCCCCTCGTGCTCCAGACGCCTCTTTGTTTTCACAAGTTGTTGGTGATGCTTTTGCCATAGCCATTGTGGCATACGCCATCAACATTTCCCTGGGCAAGACATTTGCCCTCAAACATGGCTACAAGGTGGACAGCAACCAG GAGCTGGTTGCTCTGGGTCTGAGTAACACTGTCGGAGGGTGTTTCCAGTGTTACGCAGTGACTTCCTCTTTGTCTCGAAGTCTTGTCCAGGAGAGCACAGGGGGCAAAACACAA ATTGCGAGCTTGATCTCCTCCGTCATTGTCCTCGTCACAGTTGTAAAAATAGGTTCCCTTTTTGAAGATCTCCCGAAG GCGGTCTTATCCACCATagtgtttgtgaatttgaaagGAATGTTTAAGCAGTTTATGGACGTACCCACGCTGTGGAAAACCAACAAGACTGACCTG TTGGTCTGGCTGGTAACGTTCGTCAGCACCGTCCTGCTCAACCTGGACCTGGGGCTCGCCGTCGCTGTTGGTTTTTCCATGCTCACCATCGTCTTCAGAACACAATT ACCCCGCTACTCCATCCTAGGCAACCTACCAGGCACCGACCTGTATGTGGACACCGACACCTACAGGGAG GCCAGAGAGATCCCGGGAATTAAAATCTTCAGTTCATCTGCAACAATCTGTTACACAAACGCTGAAATGTACTTGGAGGCTCTTAAGGAGAAG AGTGGAATAGAGATTGGGAAGCTGCAGATGGAAAAGAAGAAACGGCACGCAAAgcagatgaaaaaacaaaagcaagagaaaaagaaagccaaagatGAGGAAAAGAAACATG TGCAGAAAAAAGCATCCAACGTAACATCGTTGAAGGCTTCAGAGCAGGATGAGGGGAACATCTCTGCAGCAACAAAGGAGAAGAGTATTAAGAATGGCGTAGCTTCAAGCCCGACTGACACAACCACAAACGGCCTAAGCAAAGGCCAACTAAACTTGGCCTACTTATCTGACTCAACTTTATCAGATTCAGGTTGCCACTTTAATGAAAACATCGGCCCAGTTTCACCTGCTGATGAGAAGAAAGGAGAGGCTTGCGAGTTGGTTACACACAGTATTATCCTGGACATTTCCACTACCAGTTTTGTCGACACGGCAACTGCGAAGACACTGACAAAC attttcaGGGACTTTGGAGAAGTTGATCTTGACATCTATCTAGCTGGCTGCCAAG CCGTTGtggtggagcagctggagaGAGCAGAGTTCTTCGAAGATTCTTTCCCGAAGAGTAGACTGTTTGTCTCAGTTCATGATGCAGTTCTTCATATTCTCAAGAAACTGGGGCAGACAGACGTTATGATC gATGTTACTTGCGATACCAAAATGTGA